The window ATATGTAGCATCCGTGAGAATCGAACACGAGTGGCCGATGGCGAtcgccgtctccatcttGTCACCAGTCAACACCCACAGCTTCACACCTGCTTGCTTGATATCAGAAATCGTCTCGGCGACTTGATCTTGAAGCCTACGATGACAGCACAAGAACCAGACACCCAGGATTTCGACTCTCCTCTCACAGCCACAGCTCACACTGCCACGCAAACCTAACTAACTACCTACTTATCCgtatctctatctatctaccaatatctatctgtctatctacCTGTCactatctatctatccatatcTAGTTACGTTTCTAAACAGGTCCAGCTGTGCGTAGCCAGTCCACGGTCGGACGCCGTAGATAGGAGGCCGAAGTCGGCAGCTCCACCCCGTTTCACGGAGGTCTTCTTTGAAAGCAAGCTGcgtcgagggagaaggcgcgaagggcAAGAACGCATACACGCCTCCTCCAcacgcttttctctgtccgtatcaagacagagaagtgGCCGCATGGCAGAGGCAACCAGGATTCGCGCTATCcgcgtcgctgcatgcagcgctgGTCACGCGCTTTCGTGTGTTGGAAAGCGTTTGCGTTTTCAGCGCGTACTTGTCGTCGATTCCGCTGGCTCCAAGCAGTTCGATGTTTCGTTCGATTTCCGAGAGCGCGACATTcatcgcctcttccttccggTCGCcagtcctcgccttcgcctcgaggAGCAAGGTGCGGTACCTGTCGAATTCCTGCTCCGACAAGTACCGCTGGCCCATCACCAGCGTTCGCAGCCCCTGACTCGCCATCTCCGCAAGCTGCGCCTTCAGCTCCTGCTTCATGTGCTCCTGGCCGGGAGCGGCGATGTCGAGCATGGACGAGTCGGCCCCTTTGACGAGGAGCCTGAGGCGCCCGGTTCTGTCGCGAATCACCACGGACATGCGCTTTCGAAAGTTGTCGAATTCGAGGACCTCCAGCACGTCAAATACAACGAGCGGCACGAGCGACGCCTGGTCTTGCTTCTCGGCGCCGCCCTCCGCGCCAGGCTTCTGCCAGCCTtccccgctcgcctcgcccccgcGGTCCGCCTTCAAAAACCTATGGCCCCACCCAGCAGCCCCGccacgcttcttctctgcctcgctcggcTGCTCTTGCCGctcttcgctcgtctccgcACGCCCTTCGGCTGCCTCCTGCTCTGCGATCTTCTGCCGAAGCCTCTCCAAGTAGGCCTTGTCGGctcgggagaggagacagtcttCCGCGAACCGAGACGTCAGGCACAGCTGGATGGTGCTCAGCGAGGGACGACAGAGGAACTCGGCACCCAGGtgcttcgccgccgccgtcaGAGCCAGTTCGtccggcgaagacgcgtcgTACTCGGCCTCCTTCGTCAGTTTCACCGCCGCAAGCTGAACGGCCAAGGCGCCTCCAGgtccgccgtcttctctgcgctccAGCGCACCTTCTCCGCACTGCCCAGCCGGCCTCCCGTTTCCGCCTGGAAATGGCGAACTCTCGGAAGGAAGCAGCACAGACGCCACGGGGACGGGCGTGCCGCGAGGCGCTGAAGACCCCGACGGCGAACGCCCGACGCTCGGGGAAGACATCCGGGGCGAGGAGCCAGGAACCGGCGAGGCcaaggacagagacagactcGGCGAGCGCGCAGGAACGTCCACGCCGAGCAAATCTGCAGGCAGACAGGAAGGAGCAGGACGCAGACACGAGGCGAGTGGAGCGCAGAACGACCACACGGAACTGGAAGATACGGACGGAGAGATATAGGCCATGAGgcacgagaaaggcgaacgcCACGACAGGCGCGatgagagacagaagaaaggtgaGCAGCCagacagaggacgacgaaCAGCGAGAGGATACACGCGAAGCTCAGAAACGCCGAGGGAACGCGGGAGGCGTGAGATCACGAAGGACACATCGACGTGGATGTGGCGCAGAGACCCATCCATGGCGGGTATGCAttccgagacagagacagagtggAAGTCGATTCCAAGGCAGCCGGAGGCAATAGCCGACCGCTCGAAAACACCCGGTGCATGCAGGTCGAGAGGTCCACACGCCCACGTGTCGACTCAACATCCGTACACACTGTGAACAACTCTTGGTCGCCATTTCATATGGACCTTTACCAAAatgctcttttcttccttacCGCCATCCTGCTCTCTGGGATCGGAAGATCCGACACCAGGGCCGGTGACTGGCGCCTCGTGGCGCGGCTCTTCGCGAATGTACTTTGTGCGattttctccctgtcgcaGCGTCACACAGTCTCTGTCCCGTtggtcttcctctccagatTCTCCCTCGTCTACCGCAAACGCCTCTGGCTTGCGAGGCGCATTTGGGTCAGAGCGACGCACGCAGGAGGGAGCGCAAGAATTCGCGCAGTGCTGGgcggcttcctcgcttttctcgtcttcgccgagaCGCGCCGACAAAGTGGAGCCGAACGGCGGTGACAACGACGGCCAGGAGACGTCCGAGAGGACCGGCACAGGGCGCGAGGGTGAGGCAGACGCCTCTGAAAGGAAGGAGCGCggatcttcttcgtcggaaTCCAGTTCCAacggccgcatgcagttcgagCAATACTGGCAagtgctttcttcctcgtcctccacTTCCTCTGAGTGGAGTGACGAGTCGGGtgaaaaaagcgaggacgCATGCGAGGCCagtccgccttctcgcttctcgctttcgctaCCGTCTTGCAGGATCTCCCAgtccgcgcgctctctcgcgcctgctgAAGACAGACGGCAACCCTTTGCCAGCAGGGGAGCCGGTGCGGCTGAGCCCGTGCGGGCGAACGGTGCGTCTGGGCACGAGTTCTCTCTCGGGGACGGTCGCTCGCTGGGTGCGTTTGATGACcccggcgaggcgagcggaagcgagagaaacagacccCCCGATGAAGCACCCGATCGCCGAACGCTCATTGTTCCCTCGAAATAGTGTCCTTGCTCTTCTTCCATTCCTTTCCGGTTCTCtcgtcgcgcctcctctgccCACTCCGCTTCGAGCTCGAGACGCCCTGCCAGAAtcgaggcaggcggcgcggctgCTACCCGTGCACTGGCCGAGAGAGGCTTTTCCCtttgtccttcttcttcctcgtcctttcccGAGACAAGAGACGCGCTTCTCAGCACGCCGCCGCGGCCGTCCCTCTTCGCCGGCTGTCGCTCGCTTCGCGAGGCAACTTCCTCTCCCACTGGCAGCAGACCTCCCTGAGGCTTCGCGTCTGCAGTAGactccccgttttctcccggCGCGTTCGGCGCCTGCGAAGGCAGACGGAAAAAAGATTCGTGCTTTGATCCAACCGACGGGACAGATGGCCCCTCGCCGGGGCCAGGGCGCCTGCTGTCAGGCTCCCCTGAGAGATGCCGGCACACTGAGGAAGACCGGCGCGACCGATCGCCTGCGCCCTCCATCGGCATCCGCTCGGCTGCGAGGGGATTCGTCCCCGGCGTTGGCGAGTCTTGCTTCGGCAGCACCGAATGGCACAGGGCCATCACCATCAAGATATCCGCCGCCTGGAAACCGTGTGCAGACGGAACAACGGGAAACCCGCACCATGCAGAAACGCGTGAACCCCAAAACGCGCAGCGAATTGGCCCTTCCCTGTTTCCTAAACCCCTCATCACAAGCAAACACGGGTGAACTACCAAACGCATATACAGATCGTCCGTACACCGAAGCCGCAGATAGGCACAGACATACACTAACTTCCGATAAAAACAGCAGCACAAACATGCGCAGAGGCataaccatatatatatatatatatatatatatatatatatatatatatatatggttgtCTATGGAGTGTTACGGGCTGCTCGAAACGAAACGCTTtacagagacgcgagagacaaacatCTGGCGAGGGGACTCTCACCTTTTGTTGATTCGTTTTCGACGCCCGCAGCATGCGGTTCGCGAAGAGTCGGGCATTGAAATGGACGTATTTGTTTGGAGAGACGGTCTCATCGCCTTTTGCGTCTGCGTCATATCTGCCTTTTGCGTCGTGCCGCCGAGGATTGCGGAACGTCGCAGAAGAGTGCCCGGAATCCAGTCGCGTTCCCGCACACTCGAAAGCGTCCATCGAGCTGACGACGCTGCTGTGACTCACAAACGATTTCTGCAAGGGGAAGGGAGCGCGGACACATGCGGCGCCAAGCAATCATCACGAACTGGCCAGCCCCCTCCCCCCACTGTCAAAAAACACGCGGAACACGCCTACACCGCGTGCGGCGTCAAAAAAGACAACAAAACTCCTAACTCTGGGCGTAGCATCGATGTGGAACGGTATCGATAAGACGCAGCCTCGTCGCGGTGCCTCCTGGCACAAGGGTTTTTTTACAGTTTTGCGCTCTGGATCTTTCACAGGAATCGCTTACCATCTCCTGATACTCGTCGAATCCGTGCAGCGTgtcgccgacggcgagacaccTGAACTGCATCAGGTTCTGCGTCAGGGTGCCCGTTTTGTCGCTGAAGACGTGAGTTATGCTCCCGAGCTCCTCCATGAGAGCCACGGACTGCGCAGACGCCTTCTGCCCGGTCGCCGGACAGAACATGCGGTCGTCcacggagaggaaacccgCTTGGCAGGCTCGGCACATCTCCAGTTGGACCAAGAGCGTGATGGGGACAAAGTAGCTGAGGAGGAGGACGTACTGGCCGAAGGACTGGGCGCACACACGGAGATCAGGCAGAAAAACCAGTGCGCGccagggagacagccgaaacGCCGGCACGCCCCCAGACACCGAAAACACTTcaagacggaggcgcgaaaaggaagagacgctcgACCAAAATGCAAGGTTAAAAAGGGTCGCCCGGAAAGACCGAAACTTACCACtccgagggaggcgaaaaagTTTCCGACGCCCGACTCCCACAAGCTCTCCAGGTACCACGCGTTGTCGCTCATGTTTTGATTATGCGACGCGAATGCGAGAGCCGCAATCAGGCACAGCAAAAActgaaaagagacaaacaccGAGACGCGACATACGAGCATACCAAGCAGCCAGTCAAGACGCATCCGTAGACATAACTATGACGTGTTTCCGCGGCTCCTCGCTCGACAGTAAGCATATATCCACGTATGTCCATATACACGAGCATAGGCGCGAGTaatgctgcatgcgctgtttctctcgtcaTCTACAGATGCGGGCACGACAGGGTCTTGTTGAAATTCGCTCgggggaagaacgcgcggTCTGGTTTTCTTGAAGCCGGTGAAGACGTGTGCGTAagggatatatatatatatatatatatatatggacgtAGGGATACAACAACCCCGGACGCGGACTCATACATCTATATCGTGGGTAGTTGCACTCGGTCGGTGCACAGAAACCTGTTTGACAACTCACCTGCGCAATGGCCAGAAGCAGAGCATGTTGGTTGTAGTAGACTTGTAACCTGCTGTATTTGAGTTCTCGAGTGCGTGTGTTCTTCATGATGCGCGTGTGCTGTCCCGTATACAGGACGACGCCGTACGCCCACGCGGTGTTTCGCACGGTGGAGCCTCTCCACAGAAACTGAGAGATGTCAACAGAGAACCTTtgaggcgaaggcggacgcATGGTCTCTGCCCGGGGCACCGCCAGAGCAGAGCGGCTGACTGCCGCAGGAGCCGCTTTTTTGCATCCCAGAGAATTGGATGACTGTCTCGACAGCAGCCCCGACAGAGACACGTTGAGCGTCCTGGTCGGATGGAGAAGCGACATTTTGCCTCCGCCGCCCCTcacctcttccttcttctcagcCTCGAGTTCTTCCCCCGCGGGGTCCTCCCAGTCGACGCCTTGCGTGTAGCGACGAGACGCGTGAGCGGGAGAGAGTCCAGTCTTCCCTTCTACCGACTTGGATGGCCATCGTGGAGTCTGCGAATTCGCCCGAACTGACCCCGCTGCGCTTCCGCCTGGCGTCGCCGACTGCGGAGTCGCCGACTGCGGAGTCGCCGCCCGCGGACTCAGCCGGGTGTTGCCCGTGTGCAGATGCGCCAAGCTCGCGCGTCCCCAGCTGAGCACCGACTGCCGGCCGTGCACGCTCGTTGGCGGATTCAGAGTCACCACGCCCGAGAACTTGTACAACTCTGCGGACGGCGGCTCGTAGCTGATTTCCactgcgaaaaaagaggacaCGCAGAGAACTCCTCTACCGAGTTTGATGCACATCGTTTGCCCCACGGCACCGGAAAGACGTGGAGACGTGCCGGCCTAGGCAGCAAGAACGAAAGGAGCGGCACGCACCccccgcggagacacacacgaggaacaggagacaaagaTAGAACAGCGCAGTGCAAAGGGAGCAAAACAAGTGCAGGAAcgtgcagaaaaaaacaaacggAGAACGTCACAGCCTAGTCCCAGGAACGGAACGCGAAAACCAAGAACACGTACACGAGGGGAACGAGCGACGAACAGCCCCTGCCgcttgcttttctctgtggGAGGTGCCGTCCACTCCAGAAAAGCGTTAGAACCCCCTGCAAATCAAAGAAGGTGGACTAAGGGGATCACTGGGCCCTATTGTTGTGCTTGGGCAGCGTCCACTGTCGTTCGCATACAGTCTATGCCCTCACGCCTCGCTTGTGCAGGCGCACGGCGCGAGCGTCTGAGCCCCCTTGCTCCCGCTTTGTTCTTGCGCACACAGACTGCGCCGGCTTACGTGAGAGGACGGAGGCATCGTGGTCTTTGCGAACCATGTCGGCTATTTCGGGGATGCACATTTTGTGTTTCAGGTTTGTTTCTCCGTCCAATTGCACCGTCTCAACGTACGCGACGCCGTACTCATCCGCGCAGTTGAGCAGCAGGATATCCGCCGGCACGGCCTCGTCGCACTGGAGCTTGACGATGTTTCCCGGTCGCAGATGTTTCCAAGGCACGAGGTCGACTTCGCCCGAGGCATTCACGACTCGGCAGAGGCGGTTGTTTTCTTCTTGGTCGGCTCGAGTGCGCTTCACGTTTTCGTACGCGTCCTTCGCCGCCGTGATCACCATCACCAAGGTgagcggaaagaggaaggtgGGGAGGCCGTCCGAGTCGGAGATCTGCGGAACCATTTGCATGACAGCCATGACGAGGAAGTAAAAGTTTGCGGGCTGACTGATTTGGGACCAGAGGTTCTTCGGCAAGAAGTTCCACCAGGTGTACTGCGTCGTCCGAATCACGTTTGTCCATTTCGCCACGTGGAAGTGCGAGTTCCCCGGCGACTCCGGCTGAGCCGAACTGGGGGTGTGCGTGCGTACACACAACGTCCCGACATGTTTCTGGagggcttcttcctcgtcgccctgtCGCTTCTGCCCCTTCGCTTTGAAGCAGGGACGCAGGCACGGCAGACACCGCGGAAGGAAGCGGACAACCGCGGAACGCGAGGGGAGGACTGACCACAGCCACTCCATCCCCCAGAAGCAGAGGGGACAGATGTCCCCCCAGAGCCCCATCTTGGTtgcggggaaacgcggacaccagcgagaagagcgcgaaaaaaacaagcAGGATGGGCGGCGCGCAGAACGACTTCGGCATTCTCCTCCGGACCGAAAAAACACGGGACACGCGGCAGTCACACGCGTGAGAGtgcccgagagagaaggagagcacGGAAACAGGGGtggcggaagaaaggagagagagatacgaTGGGGACAAAAACAGACGGCTGCGAGGacgcagaggaggcggacgGGCGCAGTTGGACGAGACTGCGAGGACGGGCCGGGAGCAAGAAAGAAGATCCAGGtgaaaaggggaaggaaaaaggcacGTGGAGGTCGACGACCGTCTCCACAAGCAAACATCCATGACCCTCGTTACTGGGCCCTTTTTGCCCCTCCCCAACGCCTCTCCGGCGAACCTCGCAGGTCGCCAAAGCCCTTTGGCGCCAGAAAAAACGTCAGACTAAAAGAAAACGAACTTTCCACGGTCGAACACGTGTCCTCGTGGCGAACGCAATCTAACGTCGTCGCGCGTTCTACAGAAAAACGCACTGCTGACGGGCGGTAGGGGCGACGAGGAATAAGAACAGGACGGATGGTTCTTGTCCCGTTGACGCGCCCCTGGACATCTAGCAGCtcgttctttccttctccttcatcCCCTGAATTTCTCTATGAAAACGCGTCTGGAAGCTACGTTTTCACGCCCGCCGAGATGGCGCTTCGGACAAGCGTGAGGCCAGCGCACTCACACCGTCCTGAGGGAAGAAAACTCCCGGAAGACCAAAGCACAGGGCGGGGGACAATAGGCGAAAGCCACAGCGGAGGCACATACGAGGAAAATTCGGACATATAAAGCCGCATGAACCGTCTaaggcagagaggggggCGAGAGGCACAGCCGGCGATACGAGACAACGCCCCAGACGGAGGGCGGTGTTGCCGGTATCAGAAGTCCTCCGGATGCACAGCAGTCGCATAGACTCTAAAAGGTCGGGGAAAACCAGATAATTCTGGAGGCTTTGTGGGAGGGGGAAAGATCTCCGTCGAAATTCCGACGAGAAAAAATGGGCAAGGGCAGGCGGCAAACCGAGAATGTGCAGCCGTCTACCGTGCCGGGTTTTCCGGAAACGGGTCTATCTTGCAGTGGGACTCGACACCGAGTGCTGTCGCGACACTCGAAGCTTTCACCCGGAAAGATCAGGAAAGCTGTCGAAAGGGGAAAACAAATAAGGGCGTCATCACGTCCGATTTCCGCGGTTTTGCTGGCCTCACGTGCACTCACATGCGTTTTTGACGAGGCCGGGCAAGACGCATTACGCGGTTCGGGCGAGAAACTCAAAGACGCCAGCTTCTGTCTTGTGACACAGAAGAAACTAACGGAGGTTTCCGAAAATTAACCCTAACATTAAAAGAGCCAGCGTTTGTCCTGTTGCTCCGTTCGACGAAGTGAGTTTGTCCATCAGTCCCCGATGCACAGAAATTAGGAAAtcaggacggagacggaggtaCCACAACTCGGCCGGGGAACATAAAGAGACGATGAGGGCTCATGTACGAATACGaacaaaagaagacgaaacccGTCAACTacgcagacggagaaaaggtACACCACCTAAGGAGAAGGCAAAATAtgggcggcgcgccgccgggTATCGAGAGACGGTTGTGCGTGCAGTCGGCGCACATCTGAATCCCACTGCGAAGCCATCTGTCCCTTGTGCACTCGCTTGCACATTGCATGATGAGAgctggagggcgagaaggaaacataCGGTGTCCTCCGGTAGCGAGGAAGGGGGGAACGTGAAGAGGGGGAACAGGAATCCACAAACAGTGAGACTCTCGCCAGAAAAAAGATAACGGAGAAAACCCAGTCCAGAACGGAACGCCTGCCGCACCTATACAAGGCGGGCGCACGCCAACCGACTGCATGGCGGGACGCCATTTCTTGCCGTCAGTCAACGGTTTGACACAGTCCGCAGTTTTTCTCGTTGAATGTGGTTATTTCATCACAACAGATCTCCTGCTTCACTTTACAGTTCGGTGCTTTGAAAAGGAAGTAGATTCTCTGGCCACGTGTCTCCTGCTCATCGGGCAGGAGTGGTCAACAGGGGGGAGGCTGGCTGCTTCGGAGGCGCTCTACCTGCCTATACCAGCCGTGACGTCGTCCATTTGCGTCGAGACCCTGCCGCGCAGAAACAAATCGCAAAACACGGGTATCAATCGGTTCGCGACCTCAGTGTTGAGTAAAAGAGCCCAATAGCACTCTCCTATTGCAGTGTGCCGGTggtgagagaaggaaagacttGAATTTGTCCATCGATCAGTATCTCACGCTACATCGACAGCAGAGCCCAGGCATGAAACGAGTGCCTGAGCCGCGTCTAGCATGTGCGACATGCTAGCTCGATCCGACCAAACACACATACACGACGAAAGAAGCGACATATCAATATCAAAGCATGGCGGGAATGTACCCAATGTCATTCGGCATCACGGGGAAATTCCCAGCCTCAGCGCCGGCTCCCGCGGCTGTCTAAGCCGCCTCCGACGCGCATGGTTTCAACGTAGGAATGAGACACCCCACACTTGACGAGGATAAACGCCTAACTTCGATTCTTCACTGCATTACTTCCGACGGTTGGCAATCGGGGTGTCGACTAGAAGCTCCTTTTAATGACACGGTGCGCTCCGTTATGTTGGCGGCAGCTTCGCCCAAAACGCTGTTAATTCCGTATTACCCATCGCACGTCAACAGTCTAGCAGCGCAAGCAATACTTGGAGTCCTTTTCAATTTTTACGTCAGCAGCGTATACGGAATGTGGAATGAGGTCCTTTGGTGAGAAAAACGTGGCACCAGATTGACTCTCAGTCAGAGTGGATTGCCTGCTGCAAAGTGATGCTGACACCACAAGGGAATTTGCTGAGATGCCCGGTTCCACCTCTTGTTTCATTACCCCATGTTTCTAGACAGCCGAGGTTAGCCGCCTGGTCCCCATCAGAAGGTTTTCCTGAAGGCCTCGCGACACAGGGTGGATGCCCTATAGTGCTTCTTCCATTTCGAGATTTCAACCGTTTTCGTGGGGAGCTAGCAACGGTAAAACAACGGGGAACAACCGGTGCAGCGTTGTATAAAAATGCAGCGTTGTATAAAAAAGTGGTGGGAGCAGAAAGTTAGTGTATGCCAAGCCGCACCGGAATTCGGCTAGACCACCAGCGAGCAACGGGTGTTGCAAGGGAACCGGTCAGATAAGAGGGACTGAGGTCGTGACTGACCGAGCAAGATTTGTTATGAAGATGCTTCGAGAAAGATATCCAAATGGAATGTTAGCGAGTAGCTGTTGGCCTGCAGGCTCATCGGGAGCTGAGGAAACTATACTCGTCGTGCGGGGGGGAGGAGCaacatgcatgtatgtcgAAAGAAACTGAGATACAGGGGTGTATTTCAACCGCTGTGAGCTTCTCTGCCGTTGCCGCACTCTGAAGAAAGCCAGCCAGCGTAGCATGCCGCCGTTTCCCGGTGCTTGCTTCGCACCAGAAAAGTAGGATGGCCAGCTTCTCTGCGCAACTGAGACATCTCCGCGAATCAACCGAAGAGTGCGGACCactccttcgttttcgagCGCCTCAACGATGTTGTGGCCACCGCCGGTTTATTTGTCTATGGACAATACTACGGGTACATGTGTGACACATATAGAAACACGCCTCCATGTCGGGTTGCCCGTCGCCTTCAGCGCCCCAACAGCATTCTGACTCCCTGCTATCAAGACATCATATTTCTTCTACAGCTCCACGGTTCGTGATCTTGCAGCTCACGGGCGCAACTCCTCGCTAGTCAATCGTTTCCTTACCAAAAAAAACATGCACTCCTGATAAGGGTTTGTCGTGGTGCGACTAGCCGGAGTGTTCAAGGCGTGTGCCAGAAAAATTTAACGAATAAAGCATCCTGCCATTCGCAGCCAGACGGCTGACGCGAGCTTTGGCGCTTGCCGTGTTCCACGATAAAGCTGTGTGCCACCGAGTTCTGACCACAGTTCCGAAATAAATCGTTTGCTGGTCGGCAGCGCACCATCTGTTTTTTTAAAAGATACGGAAAGCATCTATGCTGTAGTTCCAGTCGATGACGTATGTGAGTGAATGTCGCATTAAGGTGGTGGTTCAtgtcgagagaagagatcATGTGCCGGTTCCGTTTGCCCAAAAGACAGACGACCGAGACTCGCTTCCAATGTATCAAGATTCCAGCTCGAAGAATTTCGTTCACAGTATCAGGAGTGTGACGGCAACCTGAGTCTTTCAGACGCCAGTGTTTTTGAttgtgtctccgcctcctgaCAAAGAGAGGATTCAAAGGAGATCGGAGGGGTGAGAGGCGGGGTGGGAATTAAAGCCTCCGGTTTTATCAAGAAGGTTAGCTAGCCGTCAGATAGATTGTCATCAGGCGGACCTCTGCACCCCACCCTTCGCCCGCACAAGCTGATACACCTGCACGCAAACCGGACTTCAACGGCACACACCCAAGAGGCTACCGGCACACGGAAATGGACTGCATTGTGAAGTCATACCTCCTTTGTGTGAAACCCAGTTCCTACGTTGATAGGATCTACGGTGCCAATGCATCTCTTCAAGTGTAGTTGCACGACAGTTAGAGCTGGACACGATACGCTATAAAGTTAGCTCCTGCCGCTGCAGATGGCTTGGTCTGCATGCAATTCAGTCAGCACACCGCGAGACTCACTTCGCAGTCAAAGATGCGAACCCCGTCTTTGGCTTCTGGTACGCCCGCATGCAAGTTATTGTCTGCAATCGGCTGCCAACAAAATATACTGCagtttctttctgtcctctTGGAACGGCATAAGTCCTTTAACGTGTAGTGCACGCTACGCAGCAGAGTTGAAAGCCCGAGCAAGAGCAGCACCCTGGTGAAAAACGGCAAATTCCGGGAAGAGGTGGAACTTCAATCTGGGCATGAATGAAGGCATCGGCTTTGTGTTTGCTGCGAAGTACCGATGATTCAGTGGTTTTTCTAATTCCCATCTGCTGCCATTTATGACTTGCACGTGCGTGACAGCCGTCGTTCCTgccgcagctgcatgcagcgactgTGTGATGCATCCGCACAGCACTCATTTTCGCGTAATCCGCGTATGTTCCTTGGGAAATGCTTGCTCGAAACTTCCTTTTGGTGTTGTAtggagcagcgaggagaatGAACAGTCTGTACATATAATCACGGATCCTGTAGCTTGTTACTGCTAGTTCTAGTTCACATTGCATGTGCATAGCTTTCAACCGTGTCTCCGACACGTGGGGGGCAGAAAGTCACTCCTTCTATCTCTTGACTAAGAGGCTTCGGCCACTCGGTATTATGGCAtgctctctgtcccttccgGATGCAGCAAGTTTTCCTGCATTGGCAGCAACCTCGATGAATCCTACCAATGCGGAACCAGAGAGGTCCTTGACCTTTTCACGGAAAAACCGCCGTCAAGAAAAGCCGACAGTGAACACGGTTCTGGAGGTTTCTAGAGCGTCGCCAACGACACGAGCTGTAGCGGCCTCCGCTTTGTCATTGACAAAAAGTCCCTTGGCACGACCTGCGCTACGGCCCTACGAGATTCTTGTCACCAGGCGTCTTCCCCTGGTTGTCTACTTTAAGCGGTGCATGCGGCTGTTGCACGCTGGCCTCGAACCATCGCAACAAAAGCGCACAA of the Neospora caninum Liverpool complete genome, chromosome XII genome contains:
- a CDS encoding putative P-type ATPase, producing MGLWGDICPLCFWGMEWLWSVLPSRSAVVRFLPRCLPCLRPCFKAKGQKRQGDEEEALQKHVGTLCVRTHTPSSAQPESPGNSHFHVAKWTNVIRTTQYTWWNFLPKNLWSQISQPANFYFLVMAVMQMVPQISDSDGLPTFLFPLTLVMVITAAKDAYENVKRTRADQEENNRLCRVVNASGEVDLVPWKHLRPGNIVKLQCDEAVPADILLLNCADEYGVAYVETVQLDGETNLKHKMCIPEIADMVRKDHDASVLSLEISYEPPSAELYKFSGVVTLNPPTSVHGRQSVLSWGRASLAHLHTGNTRLSPRAATPQSATPQSATPGGSAAGSVRANSQTPRWPSKSVEGKTGLSPAHASRRYTQGVDWEDPAGEELEAEKKEEVRGGGGKMSLLHPTRTLNVSLSGLLSRQSSNSLGCKKAAPAAVSRSALAVPRAETMRPPSPQRFSVDISQFLWRGSTVRNTAWAYGVVLYTGQHTRIMKNTRTRELKYSRLQVYYNQHALLLAIAQFLLCLIAALAFASHNQNMSDNAWYLESLWESGVGNFFASLGVSFGQYVLLLSYFVPITLLVQLEMCRACQAGFLSVDDRMFCPATGQKASAQSVALMEELGSITHVFSDKTGTLTQNLMQFRCLAVGDTLHGFDEYQEMKSFVSHSSVVSSMDAFECAGTRLDSGHSSATFRNPRRHDAKGRYDADAKGDETVSPNKYVHFNARLFANRMLRASKTNQQKAADILMVMALCHSVLPKQDSPTPGTNPLAAERMPMEGAGDRSRRSSSVCRHLSGEPDSRRPGPGEGPSVPSVGSKHESFFRLPSQAPNAPGENGESTADAKPQGGLLPVGEEVASRSERQPAKRDGRGGVLRSASLVSGKDEEEEGQREKPLSASARVAAAPPASILAGRLELEAEWAEEARRENRKGMEEEQGHYFEGTMSVRRSGASSGGLFLSLPLASPGSSNAPSERPSPRENSCPDAPFARTGSAAPAPLLAKGCRLSSAGARERADWEILQDGSESEKREGGLASHASSLFSPDSSLHSEEVEDEEESTCQYCSNCMRPLELDSDEEDPRSFLSEASASPSRPVPVLSDVSWPSLSPPFGSTLSARLGEDEKSEEAAQHCANSCAPSCVRRSDPNAPRKPEAFAVDEGESGEEDQRDRDCVTLRQGENRTKYIREEPRHEAPVTGPGVGSSDPREQDGDLLGVDVPARSPSLSLSLASPVPGSSPRMSSPSVGRSPSGSSAPRGTPVPVASVLLPSESSPFPGGNGRPAGQCGEGALERREDGGPGGALAVQLAAVKLTKEAEYDASSPDELALTAAAKHLGAEFLCRPSLSTIQLCLTSRFAEDCLLSRADKAYLERLRQKIAEQEAAEGRAETSEERQEQPSEAEKKRGGAAGWGHRFLKADRGGEASGEGWQKPGAEGGAEKQDQASLVPLVVFDVLEVLEFDNFRKRMSVVIRDRTGRLRLLVKGADSSMLDIAAPGQEHMKQELKAQLAEMASQGLRTLVMGQRYLSEQEFDRYRTLLLEAKARTGDRKEEAMNVALSEIERNIELLGASGIDDKLQDQVAETISDIKQAGVKLWVLTGDKMETAIAIGHSCSILTDATYNAIVDGTSEAMVKEQLHQYMSYIVAAQLASEAFEQIALKSMVDRATSEISDVSSSAVRRGADPGARGPGEKFSSQKGGSQKKALRVRTPGQCIHCLAGAVKQKARCVGRRAYEDSEADSVRARRARHAPPSMPWEEFVKILTFNANRKVVKADPKQRKNKRLSPAQVEDIVQEYLEHFDKSSEENQKERSKRGKFASGKTSRPSSGAVSSLQNAACSSGYSRFGNRKQASKGREKERGQRGKPDKSDGESERDAENGDGRPGRSVSLPAPQVPEGSEKEQESEDHAGEERDPDGLGRGDAAFGKAASHASEAFSSCELSPQESSCRAWGELDSSRSDKLARDDQNRSSKHPLSSADTNSVMREAAVEGYEACAITITGEALTHALSTAENRRYFFGLANLCSTVIACRVSPKQKSDVVMQCKRYQSGTVSLGIGDGANDVGMLVAANVGVGIRGKEGLQAVRAADFAIGEFKFVRNLMFCHGREALRRNAFQMYQTIFKNVVFGLADLFFAFVSVFAASDMFNPWLKQLYNVLYTCIPVMLFTVFDRQLPYDVLLQTPVLYPAFSKLGVNMFAGTRTFWKWLLFGFYVSAALVYFPLYGMGWGFAYTGHEGIITFPLAFYGAVVFWCIILVCNLVMVPFLHTWFWFIWLGIFVDFGFWWLSLEICPRMSDTFCTDLAGSVEAIHQDPRYYFACIIAVFVALFPQYLIWFFKVAFRPSAPCVIRERIAKGVFDVVIAPRGGQKMAVVVPKKVSNEWRGFAFAEQDHTRWGQHRRSMRAVLEGQPSQSFLPEASEVNPSLSNRLYSSVLPESAADNSPLGRLADGRDVGSGSAAPLEQRSLARRFSGMGTRSLGTSGQGAECEKEEKQSGKEELDGAPSGAVTGESLANPSARPIAANDARPGSDGAQ